The stretch of DNA GTATAGACTATTAAAGCAAAACTCTAAGCCTAGTTTGTTGCAGTGAGTGCTAtgatatttttcatgtgtgtgGGTTTAGAACTACAGAATGTGTTTATTTGGAAGATACGAAATTAAAGTCTTGAATTGTAATGTGAAGCCCCTTctcttcatctttaaaaaaaaactctacacaaacagaaaaataaattcataaatgtttttctgaaattctgattATTATTGGTAAACAACATATTTTTATGGTTAAaatctttctgctcttttatcAACAACTTCCCACAtaaaaattgacttttttttccattaaaaatttaattttttgaaaaagcctctcttcctccctgccccatccccatgTTCCTGGAAAATGTTACTAGAAACAGCAGATTATACTGtctttaaagcattttggtCATTTGTAACCTGTAGGCTTGAGCAGATATTTTCCAATAGTTTGTGAAAGTTGTTCTTAGTTGAGTTTTCTTTCTAGCAATTAAGCTAACGTGATTTTTATTGTTCTCTTTGTCTTATTAGTTAGTGATTTAAGACCCAGTGCTTTGCCTGGCTCACTTGATGTAAGCCGTTCGATGTTTGATCTCAGGAGCCCACCTCACCGATTCATGAAGGTGAGTTCCCTTGTAACCAAGATTATACTGAAAACTCAGCTTACTCCGTGTATCTGTTCCCGTTGCATTGTGTTTGCAAAGTAAATACTGGAGGGCATTGCACTGTGCACTGGGAGGACTAAAAGGAAAAGTTCAACATCTTGACCAACTTGAAGAGGCTTTTTCCTGGTGTCTCCTCTGACATTTGCTGTTCTGGCCCAGCAGGGCTGTTGAGAAACCCAAGTAGGCTGTTAGGCAGGACAGGAGAGACAGCATGTCATGGTTCATCATCTTGTGGTTTCTTCCATCAGTTGAAATGTGGAACACTGGAAGTTTCCATTGACACAAAAcactgtgtttatttatttcttctttagtAATCATGTCTTACATAGCAATGAAGTTGTGTATATTCCATGAGCAGAAAAAATCTCTGCTGGTCAAATGGGTCCTCTAATGCATCAAAATAGTAATTGCATGCTGCTGGATCAAGAAACTAGCAGGGAATGAGGCAATTATTTGAAATtgagtattttgttttcatcatATCTTGTCTGATGGTATAGTTTCTGGGTTTTGCATCTGTTGCTCTGAATTTAgtgactctttttttcctgtccccaGAGATATGATTCAGTCTCCAGTGTACCTAGCAGTACCTCTTCCAGGAAGGATTCACAAGGCAGTAACAGGAGTCTGggtaatgttttgtttgtttaccttgtaatgaaatatttccCTTTGCACATGAAACATTAAGCTGCTTCTACTCTACTGTTGatgtttttgtttggattttggttttttggggggtttttttgagatgAATCTGAGTAGCAGGTCAGCTGGAGATGACTTGGCAATTTGAAATTAAGAGTTTTGGGCTTGCACTGTCCTGTTGTCTGGAGATTGAGCAAATGAGACTTTGAGAAGTTCTCATGCTTTTGAGAAATTCATACCTCGATTTACTATGCAAGTGAACTAAGAAATTACAGACCCTCTGTTAGGATAGGATGCAGCACTAGGTCCCCGGTCTAGTCCTTTTTCATGtatcagtatttttctctgtgaagtgCCTGAAATCCAATACCCATATTACAGTGGTAGTTAGACAAGAATATTGCATACAAACCCAGTATCCTTATTTATGAAAGAATGCTGAAGGAGTGGAGATACTGCAAAATAAACCCTCAAAAATTAATCAAGTCCCCACAAAAGTCACCCTGCTAGAAGTCAGTTTGACCCAGTCTCCTCAAAAAGAAGTCTGAGGCAATGACCTGGTTCCAGTCATGACAGAGAAATGCTGGGTACTAAATGGCTCTTCTGACTTGGAGACAGCATAATAGTAAAATGTTTACTAGAAGTTTGAGAAAGATAAAGAGGAGGCCAATTTATAAACTTAACAGTGAAAGAGATTAAGGGAAGTGATAGGATATAAATGTGTTCTGGGTGTCTCAGGAacatgccttttttctttctaaaagttGTTTGAGTATAACACAAGTTATTAAATTCAGTTGAGATAACCCagacacatggtgtgattcttggcGTAGTCTCCTGTTCAGGGCCAGAAGCTGGACTTCTATGATCCTtaagggtcccttccaactcaggatattctatgattaCATGATTCTATTCTATGAAATGTGAAGGCTTTTAGCTATGCAGAAGGTCAGGGTACTGGACTTGGTGGATATTTTGTCCTTAAAGTGTAggtgttaaaatatttcaaatttattttgggAGATGTTTGCAGAGATAAGCAGCCCACCTACTATTGAGTTCCCTTATTTCTGGAATGAACTTTTAAGATACTGCattacttctaaaaatattaattggCTTTCTTCCATAGATACTATTACATTATCAGGTGATGAACGAGACTTTGGAAGACTGAATGTGAAGTTGTGTTATGTTTCCTCTGTAGAACAGATTTGGATCACAGTTTTACATGTAAGCAAATATAAATAAGTTGGTTACTTACTCAAATGACTATTCTACTGTGCTAAGTGGTAATTGTCATAAAATTTGTCTCTCTGTTACTTTAatgaatactttaaaaaaaataaaattaattgtgtTAATATAAACGAAGTTCAGTCAAATGTAATACTAGGCTTCAAAGCATCTTCCTctccttcaatttttttttctgttgcagtctctgttctgctgcagtCAGTAAGAAGAAGTAGTAGATATCTCCTTGTGTTACTATACATATGTTAATATGCACTCTGGTTGTGAAGAGAGGAACTGTTCAGCACAGACTAGAAAGCTGAGCTGGTCATAGGCTCGTCCTGCTGTGCacattttcctgtggaaatctGAAGGCAGTAAATGGGAGCAACTGTGGAGGCAGCAATTAAGTggcttctgtgattctatgactttaaCAGTTCCTTCAGGGCAGAACCCTAACACAACTTTGAGAACACCTAGCTTCCTGTGGCTTTTTTGTTAGCAAATGTGATACGGTTATGCTGGTTGTTTTATATACTTCTTAGAACTGTGAATAACTTTCAGGCAATGGAACTTTAAGTAGACCCTGTAACTACATCAAATGGTAAAAGTCTTGCATTGTCTAAACGGACTGTTTTCAATGTTGCAGTGCAAAGACCTGAGCTGGCCTTCTAGCTGTGGGGAAAATCCTCCTATCTGTGTCAAGGGAATTCTCACACTGCCCAAGCCAGTGCATTTCAAATCTTCTGCCAAGGAGGGCTGCAGTGTAAGTAGAGGCatgaaaaacactgagaaatacTTTTCCCCACAAAAACTAAATATGACAtgtaaatggatttttaaaatggacCAAACATCCACTCCTATGCCATATTTGCCTTGGTAGCTGCCCAGGTGTGTTGTACTTTCCCCAACTTCTCAAAATCCTATTAAAAGCCTTATTCCACTTCCTCCTCCTATATCCTCTCTTGCATTGTACTCTTGCCCTCCTTCTCTCACAAGCTGGCAGGATAGATATGCTCATAGGGGACTGAGCCATGAGCTGCTGGCCTCAGCACCTCCGTGGTGCGGGACCAGAGGAAGACAGGGCATACCTGTAGGTACACACTCATCCAGGGAAGGTAGCTGATGTACTGCCTCTGATTTGTCAGGAGACAATATTCACACTTTGGTCGCTacagaaaatagtaaaaattgGTCACATGGGACAAGATTCCAGATGGTGGCGGTAAAGGAATTTTAAGGGGGTAGAAGGTAAAGCAACATAAATCTCCCATAATATGAACCaaaggtgaaagaaaataaaattagctgGAGAGACTGTAGCAAAAGGCTAGAGAATCTGTTATGACAATATGTGTGTGCTGTTGTAAAGCTCCAGAAGAGATGGCCACAACTCATTGTGgtaatgaaaaataatccaaaacTTTACCCCTGTCAGGGTGTGACAATGAGGGGGTGAATGTGTGTGGACTTTGCACTATAAAAGCACACTTTCCATGGCAACCTAAAATGGTAGTCGGGAGCAGTGGCTATAGAACCAGGATGCCTTGGTTTCTAGGTTTTGGGCTCAGTGGGATTCTCTTAAAATGATGATGTTactcctctgtttttctttctaggACATTGAATTTATGGAAACTTTTGTTTTTGCTATTAAACTGCAAAGCCTGCAGGCCGTCAGACTGGTATTTAAAATCCAGACACAGActcccaggaaaaaaactatTGGAGAATGTTCCTTGGCACTGCGGGAGCTGAGCTCACAGGAGTCGAGTCATTGGCTGGATATATCTCCTCCTTCCAAAGCACCTGTAAGTGCCAATACTGTGGAAGTATGTTCTTATCTCACCTAGAAAGAGTTGCtggaaatgaaagtaaaataattcaGGAGTAAAAACTAGaggggttctttttttttattccctttaccCTACTTCCTTGGAGAAAGGCAttttgatggggaaaaaatgcagactTTTGAACTCTGCACATAACTGTTCTGGTCATAAACTGCAGATGTTTCTAGGAAAAGAGCTGGAGCAAGCTCCTCCACACCATGGCTCACAGCTTGAGGGAGGGGCATTCTGGGGAAATGTTCAGCAAAGAACACCGGGTAATTGTCTTTTCTGACCAAAAAAGCATCAGAAGATCCTTAGGACTCACAGCAAGAGCTCAGAGCAAATGGCATCTGCtttttttatggaagaaaagTGCTAAGATCTCCAGTGGCCTGAAACTGCAAAGACAGCCATATATTTAATGTTCAGATTGCATGCTGTGAAGTAATAATTCAGACAGTTCATTTCCATTAATGTAATAAGAAGCAGGTGGTTCTCACAGTGGGATTTCCTTTCCCCCTACCCTCactttgtttatttcttttatagaTTGTGTCTAGACATTTGTATTTTCAACAAATTAAACTTGAATTAGcaattcaaaagcaaattttatttaagtgtGTCTGAGTAATATGAATGATACTCTTGGTTTCTAACATAAGTTACGCTTGACATTTTTTAGTTCTAATGTGAAAAACCATATTGCTTCAAAAGCAGTAAGATAAAGTGACAGAGGAAGGTGGTTTATAAAGCATTTCATCTCAGTGTAAATTTCTGAATCATCTCATAGTTTCTCAGTCTGTGTTGGCTTTCCTCACCATTATATCCAAGAGCCCTCCAGACACTCTGGGATTCATCCCCTACTACCCTGTGAGGCAGCAAACTACCCTCTCTGCCAGTAGAAAGCCAAAGCTCAGAGTTGACACAGAAGTTTTGTGGCTGAGCTAGAAAGAGAATTTGGGTCTCTTTGATGAATTGGAGCCTGACTTTTCTTTATCTGACCTGTTGCTCTCTTGCTTAGTGCATTTTGGTTCATTGAAGTGCATTAAAACTTGAAGGCAACAAAGACTAGCAGACTCCATTTAAATGAAGGTTGTCAGGAAAGGTGGGTCTCTATTGgctgtttcctgctgctcttaCAGTGTTCTGAGGACATTAGAGTCTGACAGGAGAGCAATGAGGATGACTCAGTGCAACTTTGCCCCTGgcaaaaattctaaaaaaatcccccaagaATCAGACTGGAGATCTCGATACATATACTATGTGTGTGCGCCTGTAAAACACGAGTACTTTCATAACACAGGAAACTACACAGTATGCAGTCGCCCTAAGCAATCATGACATTAAGTGACAGTATCtatggaaaacatttcttataTCTCCATATTGCGAAATTCAGAAGTGTGGAAGGGGGAACTCTGAAGGTTTTTGTGTGAGTGGAGCATTCACAGTCTCTCACTTCCACACCCAGATTTAGTAAAGTTGCAATGGCATGTCTGGTTTCCCCTGTGAGTACCTGCTCTTACCACTGCAGAATCTGTACCAGGTGAAAACCAAGGACTAGTTTCTTTGCCCAGTATCCCTGGCCACAGCCCACGAGGGCCGTATGTGCACCACACACAAGCAGCTCATCAGTGGAGCACATGTACTGCATCTATGACAAGTGCAAGATGCATTTACTGTGCATCTGCAGGTTCTGTATACAACACATGCTTACATTTCTCTCCAGGAAATCCCAGACAGAAATGTGGGAGCCCAACATATGACAAAATTCCTGTGTTTCCTGAGTTTATAAGCAACTTAATCCAGATGTTATGGCAACATTCTTCTGCTTGTAGGTGTGCCGTCCAGAACTTCAAATAGGAACTTGTTTTCAAGCAATAAACAGGAGGATACAGTTACAGATTCTTGAAGCACAAAACCTTCCTGTTTCATCTACGCCGCTGTCATCAAGTAAGTTACATCAGCTGTTTCATGCCTCCTGTCTAAAAGCATTTGTAACAGGTAAATTGCTGCGCAAATGGGTTGGCAATTCATAACATTCCTTACAAGCCTCAGACTAACATATTGTGTGGTAGATTTCCATTGCCAAGGCTTGTTTCCCCAGATGTCTTACTTGattatattttgtttggtttgaagATACGTGTTTATGTATTTTGGAAGATTTTTATCCCAGTATTAATCTTGACATACAAGAGCATTAGCTTGCACTTGCTGTTTGGATACTGTGTTTATCAGTTCAACATTACCGAACATACTCTGTGTGACTAGTCAGGAAAGCTGTTGTACGGTTCTTTTGGCCAGACTTTTGAGAAATTGATGCAATTTGAACCATACGTATGGATCTTGCTGGTTCCCTTTTGGGTGTGTTGTCAGTAATCCTTTGTGTGCTatgcctttttccttccctgttgtGCTagatttctttgtgaaaatcGGAATGTTCAGTACAGAGGGGATCATCTATAAGAAGAAGACTCGCCTTCTGAAGTCCACTAATGGCCAAGTGAAGTGGGGAGAAATGATGGTTTTTCCAGTTAGCCaagcagaacaaggaattaGCTTTCTCATCAAGCTCTACAGCAGAAGCTCgatgagaagaaaacacttcttAGGACAGGTTGGTTTCTGCTAAATAGCCTGATattaaaaatccagttccatAGGTTTCTTggtatgaattttaaaatactttaaatgaGGCAACATATAACAAAATAGTAAATTCTACTAAACTCTTCTGGATGTAATCCAAGCAGGAATGGTACTGAGCTCTTAAACATGCACCAGCATCAGAATGGGAGTTgacatttgatttttctttcaaaaagaaatccTAATGTCAGTTTTATGTGGAGTATTACTATGTGACAGATTCCTTCCAAGAGAAATAGGATCTCCTCTTTGCCTTTAGCTTTCTaaagctaaagaaaacaaacGTAGCACCCACAGGAGTTCCATAACCTACAGTGTCCTGTACAGCAAGGGGGTGTTGGCTCGCCATAACAATACACTCACAACAGGGATGTGTACAATGGTACAGTGTGTACACAGCTACAATGAGACTGCTTTCCTGGGTAAAACAATGCTAAAGTCAGTGCAATAATCTATCTATATATGATCAAGTAATAGTATAAGTGtccaaacacaaaatatttttcgctttttttaaagtttttttttaacagacacAACTTCAGTAGTATCTctttgaaagcatttctgtgatCATATTTATTTAACCATCATAAAACTTAGTAGTCTGGTCTCATTAttctctccatccttttccCCTGCCTGTTCTAATTTACCATCATCCTGTCCTTTCTGTCTCTCCTCTTCTTCTTGGTATAGTGAGCCATTGCTGTTCTTAAtgctctgtgcttttcctgACCCAGTTAGATGCAGTAACAGAATTTTAATATATGCATAAATTAATAATGTAGACTTGATTTGGAGACCCCAACTGTAACGTCTCATGTCAAATGGAGGACTGTGCTGTCCTTAGGTACAAAAAATTACACTGTCTCATTCTGGTGATGGTTTTTTGCCTGCTGAAGACATGCAGCTACAGAAGATGCCTTTGTGCTATAAGCTATAGAAATGATGTGCCAGCAAGAGTTATGTGAAGTTCCTCCATTTTTTGTAGCCTCATGTTGCACCTGTCCCATCTTGCTGTTGGTAGAATTAGAtttgaaatcagaaaagaaaaaaaaattgttctttttacTTGTAATACCTTGGGGGCAAAATAACTGGTTATGATTTTGCAGTCACTTAGCAATATGTGAGATAATCTGATGAGTTACATTTAATCGTGGATATTATTTTTCAGGGGAGGAAAACTAGTGCTCCTCAGAGGTTATTTGGAAAAGGTTGTTTTAGCTCATGAAGGCAGACATTGCCACATAACACATGAAGACATAAAATATGGCTCAGGGAAAAATGTACTTTGAGCAATTGGCTGggtagctggaaaaaaaaaggatatagCTGGATCCATTAACTTTGTTCTTCAGAGAATGATGTTTAATTGGATGCTGTTCTAAGCAGACAATACTTAGATTAGGCTGCTTTTACAGGCATGTCTTTAATCATGAGCAAGATGTACATTGAATCTCTATGGATGAAACATCAGCTGTCTGTGGTATTCTGGAAGACATTATTCTCACTTCTGGAGGACTCATGCCCCAGCAGTATAGGCTAAATGTACTTCATGGTCAAGGTTTCTGAGAAGTCTTAAAAGGACTCATTCTTGGAAGACTTGAGGAAAGAGAGTCCTGTAAATAATGCTACCTACTTACATAAGCAGAATTCTTCTGGCAATGGAGGCTGGTGATAATGTTAAGGGGGAAAATTTCCTAGTTGtacttcatttccttctttaatGGCCACTATCCACTAACTGAATACTGAGAAGAAACGGACTCTTACTACGTGACTATGTGTGGTATGGGCATGTTAGTAACCTCTGTGGAATGCAGGTTTGGCCCTGGCTGTGGGAGTGTGCAATTTTAAATGCTCATGGAAAGGCTGGACAGCTCGTGCCGGATGCTGGATGGCTTGGAGCCAACTGTATCCAGACACACAGAGCCACCACTGGCCTGGTGAGCCCCTGACCCCAGCACGTGCATTTGAATACAGCAAGGAATGCTTTACTTAAAACATCTTATTAAGTACAGAAACATTATTATGTAGTGGGTTCTCTAAACTATTTGAGAGGCTAAATTTAAACACAGACTCCTTGTGTTCCCAGCTGAAAGCCAAGATGTGTTAGGACTAGCAGAACTGTATTTGTTGCTGTTATGCTTTGGTCACAATCTATACGTTGTATCTTGTTCTAcactttatttatttggaaTCAGTAAAGGCTGGGCTTTTGTTATATCAGGTaaactctaatttttttttttttttttttttttttttccttaatgcaGATCTGGTTAAGTCCCAATAGCAGCAACAATGAAGCAGTAGAGCAGTGGAAAGATACCATTGCAAATCCTGAAAAAGTTGTTGTTAAATGGTACAGCATTGGTCCATCTTGAAGACTGGAGATGAAATTCAGAACTGATTTTTCTACGAAAATCCATATGCTGTCTAAAAtagtataaataaaaagaaagatattgTCTATGCAAGTTCTTCAGAAGTCCTCCACTGCATTATGCCTCTGTGGAAACAGGGAAGATTCAGTTTCACCAAGAGAAATACCAGCTAAATATTATTACAAAGAAGACTTAGGAACCAGAGGAAGTGCTCATTTGATTTCACAAAATCCATCTTGAAAAAAAGATGCTTGCCCCGTTTGGGCTtcacaaaagcacagaaattcaATTTTGGAGAGAAGCAGCTTGAATCAACTCTGTTTCACACTAGTCACTGACATCATGCTCATCTGCAGTCTTGTCTTTGGCAGACTCCAAAGTCCAGGGTATGGGTCAGGTCAGTGGCTCGATTCTGGGTACCTGTGAGCCTCTGGGGTTGTTGACACCATTTGATCACAGTAACACATGTCCAAGCAAGTGGGAAAGCTGCGGCAGTAGGAGAAGGCGTAAAAGGAAGTACACAGTAAGGCAGTACCCACAGGCTTTTCTGATCTCCATTTTGGATGAAGGGTTGTTCAGAAGCCTGTAGCTTGAGCTTGCCCCCATCCTTTTCTCAAAACAGAGAGATGGAAAGATAAAAGTTTCTCTGACTTAGTGATCTTTAAAAGAGGGGCCCTCCAGACTTACTCTGTTTGGGTAAATTCTGGCTGGAATCAATGGAATAGTACAAAGAGGCAATGACCCTGCCTAGGATCAGAGCCAATATTTTTAGATTAGTTTCTTACATAGAAAACTTATATGTAAACCACTTCCTATCTAATCAACATGCTCTAGCATTTGCTTACATTGCCAAAACACAGGCTAATATGTACAAAGGAGTAAGCAAAGATTTACTCACGTAAGtgcttttttatattaattaaaatgcagcactgTAAGGGATTCAGACTGTGGTTAAAGGATGGGCTGCTACTGCAGAAGTATTTGTTACATGTCTAGGATGCTAAAAAAATTACGTGTGGGAGTACATTTTCATTACTTGTTTCTACTAAGAAGAAATGACtatattttttattgcaaatggtatttttcaaacaaaatccTAATACTATATTTTCTGTTAGTTCCAATATTTTCAGGTGTTTATTCACAGTTATTTTTAAGGGGGGAAAAGACCAAGTATATAATTGATAATGTATAAATCTAAAAGCACAGACCTCTGCACTATTTCAACTACCTGattaaaaaattgaataattGATAA from Corvus cornix cornix isolate S_Up_H32 chromosome 5, ASM73873v5, whole genome shotgun sequence encodes:
- the TC2N gene encoding tandem C2 domains nuclear protein isoform X1; translated protein: MATECIKTCCKWCFCMNKETVSMVQESEAVAASKPTIVEKPPLSSVSVKRQVGCSEDYLLSKLPLDGQEVPFVVPPFKLAYIQPKNLPSISHTGGIKESARTSLGERKAELHGVYQWPRYDVYNPFYLEHRVSPDLIRRFQAKSDSRKLYGSVSDLRPSALPGSLDVSRSMFDLRSPPHRFMKRYDSVSSVPSSTSSRKDSQGSNRSLDTITLSGDERDFGRLNVKLCYVSSVEQIWITVLHCKDLSWPSSCGENPPICVKGILTLPKPVHFKSSAKEGCSDIEFMETFVFAIKLQSLQAVRLVFKIQTQTPRKKTIGECSLALRELSSQESSHWLDISPPSKAPVCRPELQIGTCFQAINRRIQLQILEAQNLPVSSTPLSSNFFVKIGMFSTEGIIYKKKTRLLKSTNGQVKWGEMMVFPVSQAEQGISFLIKLYSRSSMRRKHFLGQIWLSPNSSNNEAVEQWKDTIANPEKVVVKWYSIGPS
- the TC2N gene encoding tandem C2 domains nuclear protein isoform X2 translates to MATECIKTCCKWCFCMNKEISMVQESEAVAASKPTIVEKPPLSSVSVKRQVGCSEDYLLSKLPLDGQEVPFVVPPFKLAYIQPKNLPSISHTGGIKESARTSLGERKAELHGVYQWPRYDVYNPFYLEHRVSPDLIRRFQAKSDSRKLYGSVSDLRPSALPGSLDVSRSMFDLRSPPHRFMKRYDSVSSVPSSTSSRKDSQGSNRSLDTITLSGDERDFGRLNVKLCYVSSVEQIWITVLHCKDLSWPSSCGENPPICVKGILTLPKPVHFKSSAKEGCSDIEFMETFVFAIKLQSLQAVRLVFKIQTQTPRKKTIGECSLALRELSSQESSHWLDISPPSKAPVCRPELQIGTCFQAINRRIQLQILEAQNLPVSSTPLSSNFFVKIGMFSTEGIIYKKKTRLLKSTNGQVKWGEMMVFPVSQAEQGISFLIKLYSRSSMRRKHFLGQIWLSPNSSNNEAVEQWKDTIANPEKVVVKWYSIGPS